The Bacillota bacterium genome has a segment encoding these proteins:
- a CDS encoding radical SAM protein yields the protein MKHVGSYRALWESGELAKRKDEAWERLRVCDLCAHECGVDRLAGELGVCRSDDSVQISSYGPHFGEEEPLVGTHGSGTIFFTGCNLKCVFCQNWEISHLRMGHTVSGAKLASIMLELQEMGCHNINLVTPTHYMPHILSALLTACKDGLELPLVYNCGGYESLMALKILDGVVDIYMPDIKYNDPKEGLRLSKARDYPRVVKAALKEMHRQVGDLVVDEDGIAVRGLLVRHLVLPGGLAGTSEIVRFIAEEISRDTYINIMAQYRPEYRAREYPPLDRPVTRREYEEAIRLAKEAGLHRFAR from the coding sequence ATGAAGCATGTAGGTTCATATCGGGCACTCTGGGAAAGTGGCGAGCTGGCTAAACGAAAGGATGAAGCCTGGGAAAGATTAAGGGTGTGCGACTTATGCGCTCACGAGTGCGGAGTCGATCGCCTTGCCGGGGAATTGGGAGTATGTAGATCCGATGACAGCGTACAGATTTCGAGTTATGGCCCTCACTTCGGTGAAGAAGAACCTCTTGTGGGCACTCATGGTTCTGGGACAATATTCTTCACCGGGTGTAACCTGAAATGCGTCTTTTGCCAGAACTGGGAGATCAGCCATCTCCGCATGGGGCATACGGTCTCTGGGGCCAAACTTGCCAGCATAATGCTCGAGCTCCAGGAGATGGGGTGCCATAATATCAACCTTGTTACTCCGACACACTATATGCCTCATATACTCAGCGCCCTTTTAACCGCCTGCAAAGATGGACTAGAACTCCCACTTGTATATAACTGTGGTGGCTATGAATCCCTCATGGCACTGAAGATACTCGATGGCGTCGTCGATATCTATATGCCGGACATCAAGTATAATGATCCCAAGGAGGGGCTTCGCCTTTCAAAGGCCCGAGACTATCCACGGGTTGTGAAGGCAGCTTTGAAAGAGATGCATAGGCAGGTGGGTGATCTGGTAGTCGATGAAGATGGCATTGCGGTGCGCGGGCTTTTGGTGCGTCACCTTGTGCTGCCAGGAGGGCTGGCCGGGACTTCTGAGATCGTCCGATTCATCGCAGAAGAAATCTCACGTGATACATATATCAATATTATGGCGCAGTATCGCCCTGAATACCGTGCGCGTGAATATCCTCCCCTCGATCGCCCTGTGACAAGACGCGAATATGAAGAGGCAATCCGCCTTGCGAAAGAGGCAGGACTGCATCGTTTCGCGCGTTGA
- a CDS encoding nucleotidyl transferase AbiEii/AbiGii toxin family protein, which yields MELDRILGRNGQSICKALSNSELMAEFYLAGGTGLALQLGHRKSFDLDFFQKGKEEKIRFSEISREINRLFGVKRASLEFKQIDQVIWSIDGVKVTFLAYPFPLVYPLVPGGSIAGELDGIFLASQQEIALMKAYALGRLATFRDHIDLYFLLHHQIITLGDIIQEAASKFIIDGERVFSGRLFLEQLAYTQDVEDKEASINLVTGEEGISHIKVERFLKTQVQHFLDRHVMNNGGSAI from the coding sequence ATGGAACTGGACAGAATTTTAGGTAGAAACGGCCAATCGATCTGCAAAGCGCTCAGTAATAGTGAGCTTATGGCGGAATTCTATCTCGCGGGCGGGACTGGGTTGGCACTACAGCTTGGGCACCGTAAGTCCTTTGACCTTGATTTTTTCCAAAAGGGCAAGGAAGAGAAAATCCGATTTTCCGAGATCTCCAGGGAGATCAACCGCCTTTTTGGGGTAAAGCGAGCAAGCCTGGAATTCAAACAGATTGATCAGGTCATCTGGAGCATCGACGGCGTGAAAGTGACTTTCCTGGCATATCCTTTCCCTCTTGTTTACCCCCTTGTGCCAGGCGGGTCAATCGCTGGAGAATTGGATGGCATCTTTTTAGCCTCGCAGCAGGAGATCGCTCTTATGAAAGCCTATGCCCTCGGGCGGCTGGCTACATTCAGAGATCACATCGACCTATATTTCCTCCTCCATCATCAGATAATCACTCTCGGCGACATTATCCAGGAGGCTGCCAGCAAATTCATCATCGACGGCGAAAGGGTATTCTCCGGTAGGCTATTCTTGGAACAACTAGCATATACACAAGATGTCGAGGATAAGGAGGCATCAATTAATCTGGTTACCGGGGAAGAGGGCATCTCGCACATAAAGGTGGAGAGATTCCTCAAGACCCAGGTGCAGCACTTTTTAGACCGGCATGTAATGAACAATGGGGGATCTGCTATATGA
- the gcvPA gene encoding aminomethyl-transferring glycine dehydrogenase subunit GcvPA, producing the protein MNYIPNTERERQRMLSEIGVESIEDLFSDISPALWLNRELNLPAGMSEYEVIKHVQGLAALNHGADDYVCFLGGGSYDHFIPRAVFEILGRSEFYTAYTPYQAEVSQGILQSIFEYQSLMCELTDMEISNASMYDGATAMAEAATMSVRQTRRGQIMVSKAVHPEYRAVLRTYAHALGLTIKEIDFQEGQTDLDAIRDHITNETACLILQNPNFLGYIEPMAAASEIAHRAGALFVACVDPVSLGILSPPGEYGADIAVGEGQGLGNPLNFGGPYLGFLTCRNEFIRNMPGRVVGETTDNLGRRGYVLTLQAREQHIRRERATSNICSNEALCALAATVYLSLLGKSGIKEIGRLCVQKSHYAAKAIDSISGFSIKYHAPFFKEFVVSCPMSPSSVVTRLKEHGILAGLDLGSIFSEMEELQDGLMIAVTEKRTKDEIDRLAEELRALALEDEQGARHKSIQGREKGDQA; encoded by the coding sequence TTGAACTATATTCCCAATACAGAGAGGGAGCGGCAGCGGATGCTCTCCGAGATCGGCGTGGAGTCGATAGAGGACCTTTTCTCTGACATCTCCCCGGCTCTCTGGCTGAACCGGGAACTCAACTTGCCGGCAGGAATGTCGGAGTATGAGGTGATAAAACACGTCCAGGGGCTTGCAGCACTTAACCATGGGGCGGATGACTATGTATGTTTTCTGGGCGGAGGCTCGTATGATCATTTCATTCCTCGGGCAGTTTTTGAAATCCTTGGACGCTCCGAATTTTATACCGCTTATACTCCATACCAGGCTGAGGTAAGCCAGGGCATCTTGCAGTCGATATTCGAATATCAGTCTCTTATGTGTGAGTTAACGGATATGGAAATAAGTAATGCCTCCATGTATGATGGAGCAACGGCTATGGCTGAGGCTGCAACAATGTCAGTCAGACAAACACGGCGCGGCCAGATCATGGTATCCAAGGCTGTCCACCCTGAGTATCGCGCGGTCCTCAGGACTTATGCCCATGCCCTCGGGTTGACAATAAAGGAAATAGATTTTCAGGAAGGGCAGACAGACCTTGATGCCATCAGAGATCACATAACTAATGAGACAGCATGTTTGATATTACAAAATCCGAATTTTCTCGGCTATATAGAACCCATGGCAGCGGCGTCGGAAATCGCCCACCGGGCTGGGGCCCTATTCGTAGCATGTGTAGACCCTGTCTCCCTTGGGATCCTATCCCCACCTGGAGAATATGGCGCGGATATAGCTGTCGGTGAGGGCCAGGGCCTTGGAAATCCGCTCAATTTCGGTGGACCATATCTGGGTTTTCTGACGTGCAGAAACGAATTCATACGTAATATGCCAGGGCGGGTAGTCGGAGAGACCACAGACAATCTAGGCCGGCGGGGTTATGTCTTGACCCTCCAGGCTCGTGAGCAGCATATCAGGCGGGAGAGGGCCACTTCAAATATCTGCTCTAATGAGGCCTTGTGTGCTCTGGCTGCCACTGTATATCTTTCCCTCCTTGGGAAGAGCGGCATAAAGGAGATAGGACGTCTCTGTGTCCAGAAGTCGCATTATGCAGCAAAGGCCATAGACTCGATTTCTGGTTTTTCCATCAAATATCATGCGCCATTTTTCAAGGAATTTGTGGTCTCCTGTCCCATGTCGCCGTCCTCGGTCGTAACCAGGCTCAAGGAACATGGTATACTTGCCGGCCTCGATCTAGGCAGTATATTCTCGGAAATGGAGGAACTACAGGACGGCTTGATGATCGCGGTAACTGAGAAGCGCACCAAAGATGAGATTGACCGCCTTGCGGAGGAGCTTAGGGCACTTGCTCTTGAGGACGAACAAGGGGCCAGGCATAAAAGCATTCAGGGGCGCGAAAAGGGGGACCAGGCATGA
- the gcvPB gene encoding aminomethyl-transferring glycine dehydrogenase subunit GcvPB has translation MSIIENNSSPEGCLAGKQDTSRSWEPVIFELSTPGRKGYSLPPCDVDDAAVEELIPVDYLRRGEPDLPEVSEIDVVRHFVRLSQRNHGVDVGFYPLGSCTMKYNPKVNEYLASLPGFTTLHPYEPADLVQGALRLMYELQQYLCEIGGMDAVTLQPAAGAHGELTGLLMIRAYHEHRGEGGKRIKVIVPDSAHGTNPASAAFCGYQVVEVKSDERGGVDVNELRSVMDDSVAALMLTNPNTLGLFDENIAEIARIVHERGGLLYYDGANMNAIMGITRPGDMGFDVLHFNLHKTFSTPHGGGGPGSGPVGVKKDLIPFLPVPTVEKDSSSGDGDPAYYLDFNRPLSVGRVRSFYGNFSVMVKAYAYIRALGADGLRNASYAAVLNANYLQKKLKDHYHLPYNRYCKHEFVISAKNQMEHGIHASDIAKALLDYGFHAPTIYFPLIVKEAMMIEPTETESMETLDAFCDAMKEIAEKAKNDPGYLRSAPHTTVVGRLDEVTAARRPKLRWKREAGPES, from the coding sequence ATGAGTATAATTGAAAATAATAGTAGTCCGGAAGGATGCCTCGCTGGTAAGCAGGACACAAGCAGGTCCTGGGAACCCGTGATCTTCGAGCTTTCGACTCCAGGGCGCAAGGGATATTCTCTTCCCCCGTGCGATGTTGACGACGCTGCAGTAGAAGAACTTATTCCAGTGGACTATCTGAGAAGGGGCGAGCCTGACCTGCCGGAAGTATCTGAGATTGACGTGGTGCGTCACTTTGTGCGCCTTTCCCAGAGGAATCATGGAGTTGATGTGGGATTTTACCCGCTTGGGTCATGTACAATGAAATACAATCCGAAGGTCAATGAATATCTAGCCTCCCTCCCGGGGTTCACCACACTTCACCCTTACGAACCTGCTGATTTGGTTCAGGGCGCGCTGCGGCTCATGTATGAACTGCAACAATATCTATGTGAAATCGGCGGGATGGATGCGGTGACTTTGCAGCCTGCGGCAGGTGCGCATGGTGAATTGACGGGGCTTCTAATGATCCGCGCTTACCATGAGCATAGAGGCGAGGGCGGCAAGCGGATAAAAGTAATTGTGCCGGATTCCGCCCATGGCACCAACCCTGCAAGTGCAGCATTCTGTGGGTATCAGGTCGTTGAAGTAAAGTCAGACGAACGAGGGGGCGTGGATGTAAATGAATTGCGCTCAGTGATGGACGATTCTGTGGCGGCCTTGATGCTGACAAACCCAAATACGCTGGGCCTTTTCGACGAGAATATCGCCGAGATTGCCAGGATCGTTCATGAAAGAGGGGGCCTTCTCTACTATGATGGTGCCAATATGAACGCCATTATGGGAATAACGAGGCCTGGCGACATGGGGTTTGATGTCTTGCACTTCAACCTGCATAAGACATTCTCCACTCCGCACGGGGGCGGGGGACCCGGCAGTGGCCCAGTAGGGGTCAAGAAAGATCTGATACCGTTCCTTCCCGTGCCCACAGTTGAAAAAGATAGTTCCTCCGGGGATGGAGATCCGGCATATTATCTCGATTTTAACCGCCCTCTCAGTGTGGGTAGAGTAAGATCCTTCTATGGGAATTTCAGTGTGATGGTCAAGGCATACGCTTATATTCGAGCCCTTGGGGCAGACGGGTTGAGGAATGCAAGCTACGCTGCGGTTTTGAATGCCAATTATTTACAGAAAAAGCTGAAAGATCATTATCACCTTCCTTATAATAGATATTGTAAACATGAGTTTGTGATTTCAGCGAAAAATCAGATGGAACATGGGATTCATGCTTCTGATATTGCCAAGGCGCTTCTTGATTACGGTTTCCATGCTCCCACTATCTATTTCCCGCTCATCGTGAAGGAAGCTATGATGATAGAACCTACGGAGACAGAGAGCATGGAGACCCTGGACGCATTTTGCGACGCCATGAAGGAGATCGCGGAGAAAGCAAAGAATGATCCAGGGTATCTACGCAGCGCCCCCCATACAACGGTTGTCGGGCGGCTTGATGAAGTGACTGCTGCCAGGAGACCGAAATTGAGATGGAAGAGGGAAGCAGGACCGGAGAGCTGA
- the gcvH gene encoding glycine cleavage system protein GcvH, translating to MYPEDLKYTKRHEWVRKEGNRATIGITSHAQDQLGAVVGLGLPATGIQVSAGDTLADIDSMKTADIVYAPVSGKVVETNKKLENHPELVNDDPYGEGWIAVIEMSNEDELNSLMSATEYEVFVKRGES from the coding sequence ATGTATCCTGAAGATTTGAAATATACAAAGAGGCATGAATGGGTAAGGAAGGAAGGGAATAGGGCGACGATCGGTATCACGAGCCACGCACAAGATCAGTTGGGCGCGGTAGTAGGCCTTGGCCTTCCAGCGACAGGCATTCAGGTGAGCGCAGGGGATACCCTGGCGGACATTGATTCGATGAAAACAGCCGATATAGTCTACGCCCCTGTGAGTGGTAAGGTAGTGGAGACTAACAAGAAATTAGAAAATCATCCAGAATTGGTCAACGACGATCCATACGGGGAGGGGTGGATAGCGGTCATCGAGATGTCCAACGAAGATGAACTCAACTCTCTCATGAGTGCAACTGAATATGAGGTATTTGTCAAGAGAGGGGAGAGCTGA
- a CDS encoding FAD-dependent oxidoreductase → MGFELFSDKGKSIPVIGKYDVLIGGGGPAGVAAAVAAARNGAKTFLIEQLGFLGGSASGSLVTPLMLNRAGSDDLNRGILDEVKGRLASSLNEANDERGIADPNWFDPEMLKFVLEELALESGVEILYHTFVADVVLENCDLVGLILENKSGRQVVYGKVTVDATGDADIAVKSGVPFESGRPPHGTNQAMSLRFLMGNVNLARLSEFWTSIGGEPQSSGSLHIFMVWGRGSALEPIFRKAVEDGILDESDGDYFQAFSVPGRPGELAFNCPRISDKVNGADVFHLTQAQINGRKAIKRLIDFCRKYLPGCEKAYLVAVAPMVGVRESRRIIGEYVLTASDVLQARKFPDAIVRNAYPIDIHRARTSEAASRDEATGCEYGNVPEGDYHEIPYRCLVPKGVDGLLVAGRCISATFEAQSSIRIQPNCYSLGQAAGTAAALSVNQNIKPRELDGIKLRNILKEQGANL, encoded by the coding sequence ATGGGATTCGAGTTGTTTTCAGACAAGGGGAAGAGCATTCCTGTTATTGGAAAATATGATGTGCTCATAGGAGGGGGCGGGCCCGCGGGAGTAGCGGCGGCTGTGGCAGCGGCAAGGAACGGCGCAAAGACATTTCTCATCGAACAGCTGGGGTTTCTTGGCGGATCTGCCAGTGGCAGCCTCGTAACACCTCTCATGCTCAACAGGGCAGGATCAGATGATTTGAATAGGGGAATCTTGGATGAGGTTAAGGGTAGGCTCGCATCAAGCCTGAACGAGGCCAATGATGAACGAGGGATTGCCGATCCGAACTGGTTCGACCCCGAGATGCTGAAATTCGTTCTAGAGGAACTTGCTCTTGAATCAGGGGTGGAAATTCTTTACCATACTTTCGTTGCCGATGTTGTGCTTGAGAATTGCGATCTCGTTGGGCTGATCCTGGAGAATAAGTCGGGTCGCCAGGTTGTCTATGGTAAGGTTACGGTAGATGCCACCGGTGATGCTGATATAGCCGTCAAATCTGGAGTTCCCTTTGAATCAGGCAGGCCTCCGCATGGGACCAATCAGGCCATGTCGCTCCGTTTCCTAATGGGAAATGTGAATTTAGCAAGGCTATCGGAATTCTGGACTTCAATTGGCGGAGAACCGCAATCTAGCGGCAGTCTCCACATATTCATGGTCTGGGGTAGAGGTTCTGCACTCGAACCCATATTCCGGAAAGCAGTGGAGGATGGAATACTCGATGAGAGCGACGGGGATTATTTTCAAGCATTTTCCGTCCCCGGGCGCCCGGGAGAGCTTGCCTTCAATTGTCCAAGAATTTCCGACAAAGTCAATGGAGCCGATGTATTCCATTTGACCCAGGCTCAAATCAACGGGCGGAAGGCCATAAAGCGCCTGATCGATTTTTGCCGCAAATATCTCCCTGGCTGCGAAAAGGCTTACCTTGTGGCAGTTGCTCCGATGGTCGGGGTGAGGGAATCTCGACGCATCATCGGTGAATATGTATTGACTGCGAGCGATGTCCTGCAAGCACGGAAGTTCCCGGATGCGATCGTTCGGAATGCCTATCCTATAGATATCCATAGGGCGAGAACCAGTGAGGCTGCATCGCGGGATGAGGCCACGGGCTGCGAATATGGCAATGTGCCGGAAGGAGATTACCATGAGATCCCATACAGGTGCCTTGTCCCAAAAGGGGTAGATGGTCTGCTGGTGGCTGGCAGGTGCATCTCAGCTACATTTGAGGCACAATCATCCATCAGGATACAGCCTAATTGCTATAGCCTGGGCCAGGCTGCCGGAACTGCAGCTGCCCTGTCAGTCAATCAAAATATCAAACCCAGGGAGTTAGATGGTATCAAATTGAGGAACATTCTCAAAGAGCAGGGGGCGAATCTGTAG
- a CDS encoding radical SAM protein has product MREDSIRVSLGTAIALGLIRGRMDAPPTTAYLLTPGGCHGICKFCPQASTSAGRSDLLSRITWPEFPVEQVVAAIKQALDDFPGNKTGGARKFQRACIQTVRNNRGRVIIGHLLDELADLLPVSISWYPANLEEIHELFSLGADRIGIAEDCPTDSLFREIKGGSRTKMMELLKHAACMYPGRIGTHLIVGLGESEREMVQAIQEVHDFGVTVGLFAFTPVPGTPLGSESPPDPCVYRRIQVARWLIVKNLRRAEQFIFDENGRIVDWGMANEDLVSILYSGKPFETSGCPGCNRPYYNESPGGFMYNYPRPLTESEVRDALNRLGFL; this is encoded by the coding sequence GTGCGGGAGGATTCAATTCGTGTGTCTCTTGGGACAGCCATCGCCCTTGGACTTATAAGGGGCCGGATGGATGCGCCTCCTACAACGGCCTACCTTTTGACCCCTGGTGGATGCCACGGGATATGCAAGTTCTGCCCTCAGGCCAGCACCAGCGCAGGAAGGAGCGACTTACTTTCCCGGATAACCTGGCCAGAATTTCCTGTTGAGCAGGTGGTTGCCGCGATCAAGCAGGCTCTAGATGATTTCCCGGGAAATAAAACCGGTGGGGCTCGGAAGTTTCAGCGCGCCTGCATCCAGACGGTCAGGAATAATAGGGGCAGGGTGATAATAGGCCATCTTCTCGATGAATTAGCGGATCTATTGCCCGTATCGATATCCTGGTATCCGGCAAACCTTGAGGAAATTCATGAGCTATTTAGCCTTGGAGCGGATAGAATTGGAATAGCCGAGGATTGTCCTACTGATAGCCTTTTTCGGGAGATCAAGGGCGGCAGCCGCACCAAGATGATGGAATTGTTGAAGCATGCGGCATGTATGTATCCGGGGCGGATTGGCACTCACCTGATAGTAGGGCTCGGGGAAAGCGAAAGAGAAATGGTCCAGGCAATTCAGGAGGTCCACGATTTTGGAGTGACTGTGGGGCTTTTCGCATTCACGCCGGTGCCCGGAACTCCCCTTGGGAGCGAGTCCCCCCCGGATCCTTGCGTTTACAGGCGAATTCAGGTTGCCAGGTGGCTCATCGTGAAAAATCTGAGGCGAGCAGAGCAGTTCATTTTTGATGAAAATGGCAGAATCGTCGATTGGGGCATGGCCAATGAGGATCTGGTTTCCATTTTATATTCGGGAAAGCCATTTGAAACCTCAGGATGTCCTGGATGTAATAGGCCTTATTATAATGAATCGCCAGGCGGATTCATGTATAACTATCCGCGACCTCTTACAGAATCAGAGGTAAGGGATGCTTTGAACCGATTGGGATTCCTATAG